One stretch of Oncorhynchus tshawytscha isolate Ot180627B linkage group LG21, Otsh_v2.0, whole genome shotgun sequence DNA includes these proteins:
- the LOC112221269 gene encoding copper transport protein ATOX1: protein MTTKHEFFVDMTCEGCSGAVTRVLNKLGGVQFEIDLPNKKVFIESDKDTDVLLETLKKTGKAANYIGPK from the exons ATGACGACC AAGCACGAATTCTTTGTGGACATGACATGTGAGGGATGCTCTGGGGCAGTCACCCGAGTCCTCAATAAACTGG GTGGTGTCCAATTTGAGATCGACCTCCCCAACAAGAAGGTTTTCATTGAGTCTGACAAGGACACGGACGTGCTTCTGGAAACACTTAAGAAGACTGGAAAGGCGGCTAACTACATCGGCCCCAAGTGA